In a genomic window of Acidimicrobiales bacterium:
- a CDS encoding Swt1 family HEPN domain-containing protein, translating to MKVTPSEHVLKLFFLSNQLVEHELDRVEREFAVDLRRSHVQTVATDEDYYPQLDHALRAEAAEMAPHYETFYALENSIRGIVAESLEGDGGEAWWDVGRIPPNIKSEAEARHQREVDTGMTPRSVDLIDYTTFGELGEIIKTNWDLFGALFSSKKAVEKVISSLNSLRGPIAHCSGLAEDEVVRLRLTVRDWFRLME from the coding sequence GTGAAGGTGACGCCTTCCGAGCACGTGCTCAAGCTGTTCTTCCTGTCGAATCAGCTGGTCGAGCATGAGCTCGACCGCGTCGAGAGGGAGTTCGCCGTGGACCTTCGCAGGTCGCATGTGCAGACCGTCGCAACCGACGAGGACTACTACCCACAACTCGACCATGCCTTGCGCGCCGAGGCAGCCGAGATGGCCCCTCATTACGAGACCTTCTATGCGCTCGAGAACTCCATCCGAGGGATCGTCGCTGAGTCGCTTGAAGGCGATGGGGGCGAGGCCTGGTGGGATGTAGGACGGATTCCACCAAACATCAAGTCCGAGGCCGAGGCTCGGCATCAACGTGAAGTCGATACGGGTATGACTCCCCGCAGCGTCGACCTGATTGACTACACCACCTTTGGGGAGCTCGGCGAGATCATCAAGACGAACTGGGATCTGTTCGGCGCGCTCTTCTCGAGCAAGAAGGCGGTGGAGAAAGTGATCTCTAGTCTCAACTCCCTTCGAGGACCGATTGCTCACTGCAGCGGTCTCGCTGAGGATGAGGTGGTCCGACTTCGCCTCACCGTCCGTGACTGGTTCCGGCTGATGGAGTAG
- a CDS encoding AAA family ATPase → MPGATTTITVLVTDLVGSTELLRHGAEGYDEIRRTHLAAVRDALGAHHGEEVKSTGDGVLATFVSAADAVACAGAVQQAVTRLRRRDPRSPAVRVGVACGEATPEDGDWYGPPVIEASRLCGAAEGGQVLLSGLVPMLVGDRGNHTFALLGERHLKGFDAPTTVVELAWSPTADPDQPPLPPAAEQAGTGFLVGRDAELDELLGAWKQAAAGERRTLLLAGEPGVGKTRLVGELARAAHAEGASVLWGRCDEEVAAAYQPFEEALRHAPGTELGAPLGKARRSDLARLLPELGEAPVIDATGVGADPEGERLRLFDAVGQMLVDVTAHRPVVLVLDDVHWGAAPALLLLRHLVRDPRPAAVLVVATYRDTDLDRTHPLAGVLADLRRAPGVVRLSLTGLTVEGTAAYLDAAAGEALGERGAELAEAIHRETEGNPFFVEHVLHHLVEVGALAQVGGTWTATGAVAAMGIPEGVREVVGRRLSRLSDAANRALATAAVVGREFDLETLEAVPDAGEPDHLLDAVEEAVAARLVDESGPAGRFVFSHSLVRQTLLAELTAARQARLHRRVGEALAARPGVPPALVAHHLCAGITAESAKLAISWAMQAMDESWLHLAFEEGTAIGQRAMAALELVDDPSPALRADVLRGLATAAQYAGDVDRAKAIADEAIALAREAGDAPSLSRAVLIRASWAQAGVPDPVVGDLLTEAIEALGSDERLLRATLLSARALYRAVNQNLGAVAAADAAEAVEMLSDAAPPDDVLSAVFVHASVLQGTPGLAAQRAVLDHMLEVERRAPEAVQVFNAFPRSRIEVVLAVQAGDRAAADQAVADCLDVAGRPGVGRLPKTMTAMWQAMLALAEGRFDDAEERAAVLLEMAPHDVNFQNSWAGLAFRIGLERGQAAGLVPIVRDAVAGTPDLVALQTLLARALVASGEHDEARGLLRWLTAGGLAAVPRDLLFSASLVDLTDTCALLGDRSAAAELHPLLLPYSGQLQVMAWGVHCLGAVDRYLAMTELLLGELDAADARFAAALELEESFGAPALATRTRLWWARLLAARNGPGDADRAAGLAAEAERVARSIGQVEVADSAAAFADRGPSG, encoded by the coding sequence GTGCCCGGTGCGACGACGACGATCACCGTGCTCGTGACCGACCTCGTTGGGTCGACCGAGTTGCTGCGCCACGGCGCAGAGGGATACGACGAGATCCGCCGGACACATCTCGCCGCCGTGCGCGACGCCCTGGGTGCCCACCACGGCGAGGAGGTGAAGTCCACCGGCGACGGCGTGCTCGCCACGTTCGTCAGTGCAGCCGACGCCGTGGCGTGCGCCGGCGCCGTCCAGCAAGCCGTCACCCGACTGCGCCGGCGCGACCCCCGTAGCCCGGCGGTCCGGGTCGGCGTGGCGTGCGGTGAGGCCACGCCCGAGGACGGCGACTGGTACGGGCCGCCCGTGATCGAGGCGTCCCGGCTCTGCGGAGCCGCCGAGGGGGGCCAGGTGCTGCTGTCCGGGCTGGTCCCGATGCTCGTCGGTGACCGCGGGAACCACACCTTCGCCCTCCTCGGTGAGCGCCACCTGAAGGGCTTCGACGCTCCCACCACGGTGGTTGAGCTTGCCTGGTCGCCGACTGCCGACCCCGACCAGCCTCCCCTCCCGCCCGCGGCCGAGCAGGCCGGTACTGGGTTCCTCGTGGGCCGCGACGCCGAGCTGGACGAGCTCCTCGGTGCCTGGAAGCAGGCCGCAGCGGGTGAGCGCCGGACCCTGCTTCTGGCTGGCGAGCCGGGGGTGGGCAAGACCCGCCTGGTCGGCGAGCTGGCCCGCGCCGCCCACGCCGAGGGCGCATCCGTGCTGTGGGGTCGCTGCGACGAGGAGGTCGCGGCCGCCTACCAGCCCTTCGAGGAGGCCCTGCGGCACGCGCCCGGCACCGAGCTCGGCGCACCGCTCGGCAAGGCCCGCCGAAGCGATCTCGCCCGGCTCCTCCCCGAGCTCGGTGAGGCGCCGGTCATCGACGCGACCGGCGTCGGCGCCGACCCGGAGGGCGAGCGCCTGCGCCTGTTCGACGCGGTGGGCCAGATGCTGGTCGACGTGACCGCCCACCGTCCCGTGGTGCTGGTGCTCGACGACGTCCACTGGGGGGCCGCGCCCGCCCTCCTGCTGCTGCGTCACCTGGTGCGTGACCCCCGCCCGGCCGCCGTCCTCGTCGTCGCCACATACCGGGACACCGACCTCGACCGGACCCACCCACTCGCCGGCGTGCTCGCCGACCTGCGCCGCGCCCCGGGAGTCGTGCGCCTCTCGCTCACGGGGCTCACCGTCGAGGGGACCGCCGCGTACCTCGACGCCGCCGCTGGGGAGGCCCTGGGCGAGCGGGGCGCCGAGCTGGCCGAGGCCATCCACCGCGAGACCGAGGGCAACCCGTTCTTCGTGGAGCACGTGCTGCACCACCTCGTCGAGGTGGGCGCCCTCGCGCAGGTCGGCGGCACCTGGACCGCCACGGGGGCCGTCGCCGCCATGGGGATCCCCGAGGGCGTGCGGGAGGTCGTCGGCCGGCGCCTGTCGCGCCTGTCCGACGCTGCCAACCGGGCGCTCGCCACGGCCGCCGTCGTCGGGCGCGAGTTCGACCTGGAGACACTCGAGGCCGTGCCCGACGCCGGCGAGCCCGACCACCTGCTCGACGCCGTGGAGGAGGCCGTCGCCGCGCGCCTCGTGGACGAGTCCGGCCCGGCGGGCCGCTTCGTCTTCTCCCACTCCCTCGTGCGCCAGACGCTGCTGGCCGAGCTGACCGCGGCGCGCCAGGCCCGCCTGCACCGCCGGGTCGGCGAGGCACTGGCGGCTCGCCCGGGGGTGCCGCCCGCGCTCGTGGCCCACCACCTCTGCGCCGGCATCACTGCGGAGTCGGCCAAGCTGGCGATCTCGTGGGCCATGCAGGCGATGGACGAGAGCTGGCTTCACCTCGCCTTCGAGGAGGGGACGGCCATCGGCCAGCGTGCGATGGCCGCGCTCGAGCTGGTGGACGACCCCTCCCCGGCACTGCGGGCCGACGTCCTGCGCGGCCTTGCGACCGCGGCGCAGTACGCGGGCGACGTCGACCGCGCGAAGGCCATCGCCGACGAAGCGATCGCCCTCGCCCGCGAAGCCGGCGACGCTCCCAGCCTTTCCCGGGCCGTGCTCATCCGGGCCAGTTGGGCCCAGGCCGGCGTGCCCGACCCGGTCGTCGGCGACCTCCTGACCGAGGCGATCGAGGCGCTGGGCAGCGACGAGCGCCTCCTGCGCGCGACGCTGCTGTCGGCCCGCGCCCTGTACCGGGCGGTGAATCAGAACCTGGGCGCGGTCGCCGCCGCCGACGCCGCCGAGGCCGTCGAGATGCTCTCGGACGCGGCCCCACCCGATGACGTACTGAGCGCCGTCTTCGTGCACGCCAGCGTCCTCCAGGGCACGCCCGGCCTCGCCGCCCAACGGGCCGTGCTCGATCACATGCTCGAGGTCGAGAGGCGTGCCCCCGAGGCCGTCCAGGTCTTCAACGCCTTCCCTCGGAGCCGGATAGAGGTGGTCCTCGCCGTCCAGGCCGGTGACCGGGCCGCGGCAGACCAGGCAGTCGCCGACTGCCTCGACGTCGCCGGACGCCCCGGAGTCGGGCGGCTCCCGAAGACCATGACCGCGATGTGGCAGGCGATGCTGGCGCTGGCCGAGGGCCGTTTCGATGACGCCGAGGAGCGGGCCGCTGTGCTGCTGGAAATGGCGCCCCACGACGTCAACTTCCAGAACTCCTGGGCGGGGCTCGCCTTTCGGATCGGCCTGGAGCGCGGCCAGGCCGCCGGCCTCGTTCCCATCGTGCGCGACGCCGTGGCGGGCACCCCCGACCTCGTCGCCCTCCAGACGCTGCTCGCCCGTGCCCTGGTCGCGTCGGGCGAGCACGACGAGGCGCGGGGGCTCCTCCGGTGGCTGACGGCGGGCGGCCTCGCCGCCGTGCCGCGCGACCTCCTCTTCAGCGCCAGCCTGGTCGACCTCACCGACACGTGCGCCCTGCTCGGCGACCGGTCGGCCGCCGCCGAGCTGCACCCACTCTTGCTGCCCTACTCCGGTCAGCTCCAGGTGATGGCGTGGGGCGTGCACTGCCTGGGTGCGGTGGACCGCTACCTCGCCATGACCGAGCTGCTCCTGGGCGAGCTCGACGCCGCCGACGCCCGCTTCGCCGCCGCCCTGGAGCTCGAGGAGTCCTTCGGTGCGCCCGCGCTCGCCACGCGCACCCGCCTTTGGTGGGCCCGTCTGCTGGCGGCCCGCAACGGCCCCGGCGACGCCGACCGCGCCGCCGGGCTCGCCGCCGAGGCCGAGCGCGTCGCGCGGTCGATCGGCCAGGTCGAGGTGGCCGACTCCGCCGCGGCCTTCGCCGACCGCGGGCCCTCGGGCTGA
- a CDS encoding pyridoxamine 5'-phosphate oxidase family protein — translation MDLDRNGREVPGRDECMRLLGTATVGRVAITSRALPTVVPVSFFIDGDRIVVRACEGGELEAATAEAVVAFEADDLDPSGERGWSVVVIGVARPICDAAELLALRATPVGRWMLDGSARIIEISTDLVTGRRMVPAMTDVYLG, via the coding sequence ATGGACCTCGACAGGAACGGTCGCGAAGTGCCCGGTCGGGACGAGTGCATGCGTCTCCTGGGCACCGCCACCGTGGGGCGGGTCGCCATCACGTCGCGTGCCCTCCCGACGGTCGTGCCGGTCAGCTTCTTCATCGACGGTGACCGGATCGTCGTGCGGGCCTGTGAGGGCGGTGAGCTCGAGGCAGCCACGGCCGAGGCCGTCGTCGCCTTCGAGGCCGACGACCTCGACCCCAGCGGCGAGCGGGGTTGGAGCGTGGTGGTCATCGGTGTCGCCCGGCCGATCTGCGATGCCGCCGAGCTGCTGGCGCTGCGAGCCACCCCGGTCGGCCGGTGGATGCTCGACGGGAGCGCTCGGATCATCGAGATCTCGACGGATCTCGTCACGGGCCGCAGGATGGTGCCGGCGATGACCGACGTCTACCTCGGCTGA
- a CDS encoding DUF5343 domain-containing protein has protein sequence MAEGKVPYVTASGNVTKVLEKIQPAATPERFTHDFLSTKLSMTGGSARPVIPFLKRTGFLGSDGAPTERYKQFRSSTKRGMAAADALRQGYKALYEVNEYAHDLDDKKLKDLIIQVTGAETGSSTVGAILGSFRALQAFASFDAVRSDDETPEDGGDDGLADGEPPAAGNEIRLPSGLSVGYTINLHLPSTSDVAVFNAIFKSLRENLLQ, from the coding sequence ATGGCCGAAGGTAAGGTCCCCTACGTCACAGCTTCGGGCAACGTCACGAAGGTGCTGGAGAAGATCCAGCCAGCGGCGACGCCTGAGCGGTTTACTCACGACTTCCTCTCAACCAAGCTCAGCATGACCGGTGGCAGCGCCCGGCCCGTCATTCCGTTCTTGAAGCGGACGGGCTTTCTAGGAAGCGACGGCGCTCCCACAGAGCGGTACAAACAGTTTCGGTCGTCGACGAAACGCGGCATGGCCGCGGCTGACGCGCTCCGTCAGGGGTACAAGGCCCTCTACGAAGTGAACGAGTACGCACACGACCTCGACGACAAGAAGCTCAAGGACCTGATCATTCAGGTGACAGGGGCGGAGACTGGGAGCTCGACGGTTGGTGCGATCCTCGGCTCGTTCCGCGCTCTGCAGGCCTTCGCGAGCTTCGACGCGGTTCGCAGCGACGATGAAACTCCGGAGGATGGCGGTGACGATGGACTCGCCGACGGTGAGCCCCCCGCTGCTGGCAACGAGATTCGGCTCCCATCGGGTCTGAGCGTCGGCTACACGATCAATCTCCACCTGCCGTCGACCTCGGATGTGGCGGTCTTCAATGCGATATTCAAGAGCCTCCGCGAGAACCTCCTGCAGTGA
- a CDS encoding DEAD/DEAH box helicase yields MTTPDRPRRRRRPDHAGRPSRPATDRHSAPGRPRATATPTPPVVLDPDATFASLGVPTPLVAELVRQGIESPFPIQVATLPDTLAGRDVLGRGRTGSGKTLAFSLPMVSRLTGGSRRARQPRALVLVPTRELANQVLAVVAPLANAARLTSTVVFGGVGQNPQVKALARGVDILIACPGRLEDLIGQGHCDLSAVEITVLDEADHMADLGFLPCVKRILDQTPGNGQRMLFSATLDNGVDVLVRRYLHEPTTHSVDPVVAPVSTMTHHVFSVSAADKPKVVHELAAGHERSLLFMRTKHTAKKLAKQLTAAGIPAVDLHGNLSQRKREQNLAAFTDGSARVLVATDIAARGIHVDDIALVVHVDPPTEHKAYLHRSGRTARAGAGGTVITLAMPDQARDVRNLAKQAGIRPSTVTVQPGAAEIGELVGPPAPYVTPPVVVDEPVRQPRGNSGRRSARTKSTTATSGAPKRGGRSGGGGRGGANAPARTRAELAARAGQQPPRRRSGR; encoded by the coding sequence ATGACCACGCCTGACCGACCGCGCCGCCGGCGCCGCCCCGACCATGCCGGTCGCCCGTCGCGGCCCGCGACCGACCGCCACTCCGCCCCCGGCCGGCCCCGCGCCACCGCGACACCCACCCCTCCGGTCGTGCTCGACCCCGACGCCACCTTCGCCAGCCTGGGCGTCCCGACCCCGCTCGTCGCCGAGCTGGTGCGTCAGGGGATCGAGTCGCCCTTCCCCATCCAGGTGGCCACGTTGCCCGACACCCTCGCCGGACGCGACGTCCTCGGCCGTGGTCGCACGGGCAGCGGCAAGACCCTGGCCTTCAGCCTCCCGATGGTGAGCCGCCTGACCGGTGGGTCCCGCCGGGCCCGCCAGCCCCGCGCCCTCGTGCTCGTGCCCACCCGCGAGCTGGCCAACCAGGTGCTCGCCGTCGTCGCGCCGCTCGCCAACGCCGCCCGGCTGACCTCCACGGTCGTCTTCGGTGGTGTCGGCCAGAACCCCCAGGTCAAGGCGCTCGCACGCGGAGTCGACATCCTCATCGCCTGTCCCGGCCGCCTGGAGGACCTCATCGGCCAGGGTCACTGCGACCTCTCGGCCGTCGAGATCACCGTCCTCGACGAGGCCGACCACATGGCCGACCTCGGGTTCCTCCCGTGCGTGAAGCGCATCCTCGACCAGACCCCCGGCAACGGGCAGCGGATGCTGTTCTCGGCCACCCTCGACAACGGTGTCGACGTGCTCGTCCGCCGCTACCTGCACGAGCCCACCACCCACTCGGTCGACCCCGTGGTCGCCCCGGTGTCGACGATGACCCACCACGTCTTCTCGGTCAGCGCCGCCGACAAGCCCAAGGTGGTCCACGAGCTCGCCGCCGGCCACGAGCGCAGCCTGCTGTTCATGCGGACCAAGCACACCGCCAAGAAGCTGGCCAAGCAGCTCACGGCTGCCGGCATCCCGGCCGTCGACCTCCACGGCAACCTCAGCCAGCGCAAGCGCGAGCAGAACCTGGCGGCGTTCACCGACGGGAGCGCCCGCGTGCTCGTCGCCACCGACATCGCCGCCCGCGGCATCCACGTCGACGACATCGCCCTCGTGGTCCACGTCGACCCGCCGACCGAGCACAAGGCGTACCTCCACCGCTCGGGTCGCACGGCACGAGCCGGGGCGGGGGGCACCGTCATCACCCTGGCCATGCCCGACCAGGCCCGCGACGTGCGCAACCTCGCCAAGCAGGCGGGGATCCGCCCCAGCACCGTCACGGTCCAACCGGGAGCCGCCGAGATCGGCGAGCTCGTCGGCCCTCCGGCCCCCTACGTCACCCCCCCGGTGGTCGTCGACGAGCCGGTCCGCCAGCCTCGCGGGAACAGCGGCCGGCGAAGCGCCCGCACCAAGAGCACGACGGCCACGAGCGGCGCGCCCAAGCGCGGGGGTCGCTCCGGCGGCGGCGGTCGTGGGGGCGCCAACGCCCCCGCCCGGACCCGTGCCGAGCTCGCCGCCCGCGCCGGTCAGCAGCCGCCACGCCGCCGCTCGGGGCGCTGA
- a CDS encoding DUF4230 domain-containing protein, producing MREDSSRRRPVLSRVVSLALVAVMVLVAAGWVVGMFPSISNPFRSERVDRTQPSLLEAIGDLSEYRAATGQFQVIVDVEDRTRFVPTFIRGERTTFLAGGNVAAGVDFSGLDEDAIEVSEDGRTVRITLPAAELADPVIEPERSFVINRERGALDRIGSVLSDSPTSERELYLLAADELAEAARQSGLRERAEQNTREMLETMLRSLGYERVTVVFNDPSQRS from the coding sequence GTGAGAGAAGACTCCTCCCGCCGCCGCCCCGTCCTCAGCCGAGTGGTCAGCCTCGCCCTCGTGGCGGTGATGGTGCTCGTCGCCGCCGGCTGGGTGGTCGGAATGTTTCCTTCCATCAGCAACCCCTTTCGCTCGGAGCGGGTCGACCGCACCCAACCCTCGCTCCTGGAGGCGATCGGGGACCTGAGCGAGTACCGGGCGGCAACGGGCCAGTTCCAGGTCATCGTCGACGTCGAGGACCGCACCCGCTTCGTCCCGACCTTCATCCGGGGCGAGCGCACCACCTTCCTGGCGGGGGGCAACGTCGCGGCCGGGGTCGACTTCTCCGGGCTCGACGAGGACGCCATCGAGGTCAGCGAGGACGGCCGAACGGTGCGCATCACCCTGCCCGCCGCGGAGCTGGCCGATCCCGTGATCGAGCCCGAACGCAGCTTCGTCATCAACCGTGAACGCGGCGCTCTCGACCGGATCGGCTCGGTCCTCTCCGACAGCCCGACCTCGGAGCGGGAGCTGTACCTGCTCGCAGCCGACGAGCTGGCCGAGGCGGCACGTCAGTCGGGCCTCCGCGAGCGGGCAGAGCAGAACACCCGGGAGATGCTGGAGACGATGCTGCGCTCCCTCGGCTACGAGCGCGTCACCGTGGTCTTCAACGACCCGAGCCAGCGGAGCTGA
- a CDS encoding FAD-dependent oxidoreductase, with protein sequence MDIVREPARDVPVVARPDVLVVGGGAAGIAAATAAARRGADTMLVEGSGFLGGLASLGLINLLLTMDDGAGTQVVAGICQEVVDRLEAGGHARFPSAEEWNRDDPALVDHWRRWGLVWGAPPEAVRYSVAFDPEAFIDVAHDLLGQGQVRLRLHTWFADVLLDGGGRIDAVLVESKAGREAICPSVVVDATGDGDVFVAAGAEHERVATPAHLWFRVGGVDMDEAEREPGLWFRTTGAGRVLVPWGPGEGRVDACDPDQVTEALVTGRVSGRAAFESLRAGAPGFADSWLDDHARLLGVTESRRLVGHHVLTKEEGDVRFADSVAQTGHWTRRKVVYDVPYRCLRTPVSSNLLVAGRCISTTRYVHQATKEIPAAMATGEAAGVAAALAAPGGDVHAVDVDALRADLRAGGAIIGGDGVGR encoded by the coding sequence GTGGACATCGTTCGGGAACCTGCCCGCGACGTGCCGGTGGTCGCCCGGCCCGACGTGCTGGTCGTGGGTGGGGGCGCAGCGGGCATCGCCGCCGCCACCGCGGCCGCCCGCCGGGGGGCGGACACCATGTTGGTGGAGGGCTCCGGCTTCCTGGGCGGCCTGGCGAGCCTCGGCCTCATCAACCTGCTGCTCACCATGGACGACGGCGCCGGCACCCAGGTGGTGGCCGGCATCTGCCAGGAGGTGGTGGACCGGCTGGAGGCGGGAGGCCACGCCCGCTTCCCGTCGGCAGAGGAGTGGAACCGTGACGATCCCGCCCTCGTCGACCACTGGCGCCGGTGGGGCCTGGTCTGGGGCGCCCCGCCGGAGGCCGTGCGCTACTCGGTGGCCTTCGACCCCGAGGCGTTCATCGACGTGGCCCACGACCTGCTCGGCCAGGGGCAGGTCCGCCTGCGCCTGCACACCTGGTTCGCCGACGTCCTGCTCGACGGGGGCGGGCGGATCGACGCCGTGCTGGTGGAGTCGAAGGCCGGTCGCGAGGCCATCTGTCCGTCGGTGGTGGTCGACGCCACCGGCGACGGGGATGTCTTCGTGGCTGCCGGCGCCGAGCACGAGCGTGTCGCCACGCCGGCCCACCTCTGGTTCCGCGTCGGCGGCGTCGACATGGACGAGGCGGAGCGGGAGCCTGGGCTCTGGTTCCGCACCACCGGGGCGGGGCGGGTCCTCGTCCCCTGGGGTCCGGGCGAGGGCCGGGTCGACGCATGCGACCCGGATCAGGTGACCGAGGCGCTCGTCACCGGACGGGTGTCCGGCCGGGCCGCCTTCGAATCCCTGCGGGCCGGTGCGCCCGGGTTCGCCGATTCCTGGCTCGACGACCACGCCCGGCTCCTCGGGGTGACCGAGAGCCGGCGGCTCGTGGGCCACCACGTGCTGACCAAGGAGGAGGGTGACGTCCGCTTTGCCGACTCGGTCGCCCAGACCGGGCACTGGACCCGGCGAAAGGTCGTCTACGACGTGCCCTACCGCTGCCTGCGGACGCCGGTGTCGTCGAACCTCCTGGTGGCGGGGCGCTGCATCTCGACCACGCGCTACGTCCATCAGGCCACCAAGGAGATCCCGGCGGCGATGGCGACGGGGGAGGCCGCCGGTGTCGCCGCGGCGCTGGCCGCTCCCGGCGGAGACGTGCACGCCGTCGACGTGGACGCCCTGCGGGCCGACCTGCGCGCCGGCGGGGCGATCATCGGCGGCGACGGCGTGGGCCGTTGA
- a CDS encoding nucleotidyltransferase domain-containing protein, with protein sequence MAASPRPDPAAIATPGWLQTVDPMAVSNRTRTAQHRHRRVAAKEATVAPLVPDNRPLAEAFALPVAPAMAAPDWVLDVVTLDEDGRVNLGDAAHLHGWDERTALVVEQSGAWLRVTQAARDVPGAARLGARHRFPVPLVWRRLQGLVVGDRMCVTTAVGDDACRWASASASRAWDTHGDNLGYRNGAVMTGEAVKQELAAVARCRRSLDRASRGERLARARLEAAMVRAAVAGASQREIAAKASVSQPYVHRVVTERAGRFVPRSDLGFLLAANRVTIRRVLDRQGIREASVFGSVARGEDGPGSDIDLAVEIPEDMGLIALAKVERELTALLDVGVELVPTRLMKLDVWSAAATDLVPL encoded by the coding sequence GTGGCGGCGTCGCCGCGCCCGGATCCGGCCGCGATTGCCACGCCGGGGTGGTTGCAGACGGTCGATCCGATGGCCGTCTCCAACCGCACCCGCACCGCACAGCACCGTCACCGTCGCGTCGCCGCGAAGGAGGCGACGGTGGCGCCCCTGGTACCCGACAACCGTCCGCTCGCCGAGGCCTTCGCGCTGCCCGTCGCCCCGGCGATGGCCGCCCCCGACTGGGTGCTCGACGTCGTGACCCTCGATGAGGACGGCCGGGTCAACCTCGGCGACGCCGCCCACCTCCACGGTTGGGATGAGCGCACCGCCCTCGTCGTCGAACAGTCCGGGGCGTGGCTGCGGGTCACTCAAGCGGCTCGCGATGTCCCGGGAGCGGCGCGTCTCGGGGCTCGTCACCGGTTCCCGGTCCCGCTTGTGTGGCGTCGACTGCAGGGCCTGGTGGTCGGCGACCGGATGTGCGTGACCACCGCCGTCGGCGACGACGCGTGCCGTTGGGCGAGCGCCTCAGCATCACGCGCGTGGGATACGCATGGTGATAATCTGGGTTATCGAAATGGGGCAGTCATGACTGGAGAGGCGGTGAAGCAGGAATTGGCGGCCGTCGCGCGGTGCCGACGGTCGCTCGACCGCGCCTCCAGAGGTGAACGGCTGGCGCGCGCGAGGCTCGAAGCTGCGATGGTGCGGGCAGCCGTGGCAGGGGCTTCCCAACGTGAGATCGCCGCCAAGGCCTCCGTCTCCCAGCCCTACGTCCACCGGGTGGTGACCGAACGTGCAGGTCGATTCGTTCCTCGCAGCGACCTCGGCTTCCTGCTCGCCGCCAACCGGGTCACGATCCGGCGGGTGCTCGATCGGCAGGGCATCCGGGAGGCGTCGGTGTTCGGAAGCGTGGCGCGTGGCGAGGACGGGCCCGGTAGTGACATCGATCTGGCGGTGGAGATCCCCGAGGACATGGGGCTGATCGCCTTGGCGAAGGTCGAGCGTGAGCTGACGGCACTTCTGGATGTGGGTGTCGAACTGGTCCCAACGCGCCTCATGAAGCTCGACGTTTGGAGCGCTGCGGCCACGGACCTGGTTCCGCTGTGA